The Fusarium fujikuroi IMI 58289 draft genome, chromosome FFUJ_chr05 DNA segment GCACATAATCGCAACTAACTATTAATCGACCAACGCAATCCATTCCCTCCCCTATAGCCCGCCCCCTTGGTATTCGTGTGATCCTTTATCGCTTCTTGAGTGATGGTCTGGGCTTGCACTCGTCCTGGTTGACAGGGTGCAACATCACCTTGATAGGGTAGTTCTGAGTGTTGTGCTGGTAGCCCTTAGCCCAGTCGTAGCCTACAGCGTAGGCGAAGATGGAACCGTTCTTGTTGAAGGTTGTGGAAGTGATGCTGCCACCAACGTTAGGGTAGCCCTTGAGACGGTGTTTGGCGTCCTTGTCCCAGAAGTGGAATGTTCCATCGGAACCGGCAGTGCTGAATGTGCCATGAACGGGGTGGAAAGAAATATCGTTGACGGCATAGACATTGGTGACGCTGTTGGCCGGGGGGTCGCGATGACACTTGAAAGAGAAGTTGGAGCTGGAATGTGTTAGTCTAAGCTGGTCAAAAGATGCGTGTTCAAGAGGCTTCTTACCTGGAGTCCTTGTCTTCAACGTATTGGATAGCGCAACGACCCTCGATACTACCAATAGCAAAACCAGCAGAGTCTGTAAAGCAGCTAACCACCCTGGTCTGCCACTTGAGAGGGCTCTGCAGGGTTTTATAGAATTTGGTAGGGTTCTTGAGATCAATAACATTGATGTATCGATCGGCGGTGCCGACAACACAGAGATTATCGCGGACGTCCATCGTATAAACTCGCTCCTGGCATTGTACGGTTGCCGCAGGTCCTTGTTGTCTAAGATCCCAGTACTTGATCGTCTTATCCCATGAGCCTGAAACCACCATGGGGTTACCATCGTTCATGAAAAATCGACATGTTCGCACTGGCTGATCGTGTGTGCCGATAACGGCGTCCTGCTGGGAAGCAAGATCGCAGACCTTGACATTCTTGTCAGCGCCGGCAGAGACGACTTTTGTTCCATCCTAGAAACCCAGTTAGTTGCCATTTCGTTTCCCCCAATCAACATATCCTCGTACCTTGGAGAAGTCGCAGTTCAACACAGGTTGGCTGTGTTCGTAGGCGTGTCGGCCCTGACTCTGGCCATTGGCGGCAATCTCGTAAATGCGAACCTTGTTATCCCAACTGGAGATGGCTAGGAAGTCAGGTCCGTTTGGCGCTGGGGAGAAAGAAAGGTCGGAGATGGTATCGGTCGGGGGGTCGGAAAGCGCCACGTCTTGCTTGAGATCGCCTACAGTGttgcttgttgatgctgcggCAGAAGCACCGCCAAAGAGGGTCGACATGGTTGCGGTGTGTTGGAGGAGAGAAGTTGAAAGCCAGTTGGTGGCCctttttttgtctttttGTCCTTGGGATCCCGCTCCTGAGACTCAAAACTATTCGGCTTATGAGCGAAGCTTCCAACTGGCCAAGCGACTGATCTCGGACGAAAAACAGATCTTTGCGGAGTAGAGAATTGATGTTTGCACTGTTGAAACTGGTTGCGCCGCGAGCTTTGTACTGAGAATGAATAAACAGGCACGAAGGCAGCGACCCAGCCTTCTCAACGCGAAGTTCGGATTGGCCAACCCGCGTCAGACAAAAAAGGCAGCAAGCTGAGGTACAGCCACACCTGGGAGCTCTGGTTCAGGACGCCACACTTCAGCCACATTTCGTGCATAAAAATTCAACTTGAGCTGGGTACgatttttccttcttctttcttctcttcatccgcGCCCCTCGCTCAAAAAATCGCCATTCGAAGCTTACAAACAGAGACACTGCGATTAATCGCAGCGTCTCGTATTCATTCTGGCTTTGGGAGAAAGTCCCCGGACATCTTCGTTTCGACGGAGCTTGCGGAAACGCGCCGCCATAGAAGCACAGCGGCTGACTTCTGCACCCAGGCCCACGTCCTACGCCGGCCCTGCCCTCCGTTACATCAGTTTGCTAAAGGCTCTGAATCGCGTTCTCTGCCGCTCTCGGTCCCCTTGGATGAAGATATGAGTCCGCTGCCGAGAGATTGGTTGGTTTCGAGACAGACGAGTCGTCTGGCAGGTTGATGGTTGGTAGACGCTTGGTGCCCGCACGTGTGGTGTCGGGTCGCAGAGGATTTGTTGTCGAGATTGATAGGTATGCGATTGCTCGGCGAAAGCTGGGTTACTCGATGGGGCTCATTCTTGATGCGAGGGGCCGGCATCCCGTTGACCTTCTGGGTGACggtcttttccttttttacACTCTAAACTTCACTGGAAGTTCCCCTCTTTGGGAGAGACCTGAACTTGGATGAGATGGGTTGAAGTTTTTATGATGATGACCAAACATAGAGTCAAGCACCGAGTCAGAAAATCTGACGTTGTGGACCACCAAATTATGTCAACTGAAAAACTTCAAACTTCTCGTTTCGGCCAGGCGTCGATGCCAAGATAGATAGTAGCTGCAACTTTGACTCTTGACGTTTCGATGTGATATTGAACTTGGTCTAGGCTGCGAGGTCTTTTATCTCCTGTTCAACGGAGCCGACCTACAGGCTACCATACCTTTTTTATGGGTGATTTGCAAAGGAACCTACCTGAAAATCTTGCATTCTCCTTCCGTATATTCGACTCAACAATGCATTGAAGCTGGATCACAGACGAATATGTTTTCTTATGATCTTCTAGTCTACGTCTTGGTAGCCTTCGATGCGGTCTTCAAGCGTCATATATTCATTGAAGGTGCCTaccgatgatgaagcacTCGAGATACTACCCTGATTCCCTTCTAGCTCTGACAATCCTTCTATACAACGCCGATTTCTAAGGACGGGTTGCTGCCCATGTATATGTTCTAGTTCTATTTATCCGACTTCGTCTGGTCTGACACATTCTGTCTCGCTTGATTTAGGGTGTGAACTTGCCAAGAGCGCCTTCATTGCCTCCGTCAAACAAGTCATGCAAGTTATCGAGCTCCTGGAAGTGCTTTGCGTACTCCATACCCTTACGTCGCTGCGCCTCAACACGTCGCCAATCCC contains these protein-coding regions:
- a CDS encoding putative protein sonA — encoded protein: MSTLFGGASAAASTSNTVGDLKQDVALSDPPTDTISDLSFSPAPNGPDFLAISSWDNKVRIYEIAANGQSQGRHAYEHSQPVLNCDFSKDGTKVVSAGADKNVKVCDLASQQDAVIGTHDQPVRTCRFFMNDGNPMVVSGSWDKTIKYWDLRQQGPAATVQCQERVYTMDVRDNLCVVGTADRYINVIDLKNPTKFYKTLQSPLKWQTRVVSCFTDSAGFAIGSIEGRCAIQYVEDKDSSSNFSFKCHRDPPANSVTNVYAVNDISFHPVHGTFSTAGSDGTFHFWDKDAKHRLKGYPNVGGSITSTTFNKNGSIFAYAVGYDWAKGYQHNTQNYPIKVMLHPVNQDECKPRPSLKKR